From the Ruania alkalisoli genome, one window contains:
- the dapC gene encoding succinyldiaminopimelate transaminase: protein MGFVQLTDAYPWDAVVPFRDRARRHPGGLVDLSIGTPVDPTPQVVRDALTAAADAPGYPTAHGTPALREAVASWFRERRGVPDLDPEGVLPTVGSKELVATLPSLLGLGPDDIVVVPSVAYPTYAVGARLAGAQVLVADDVAAWAGNPAVRLVWVNSPSNPTGAVLGAEHLRGVVTAARELGAVVASDECYAELPWVQPWTEPSSGVPCLLQPDVSGADHTGLLVVYSLSKQSNLAGYRAAFAAGDAALVHGILQLRRHMGMMVPAPVQAATIAALGDHMHVQQQRGRYLRRREALLEALTGAGYAVDHSEAGLYLWVRPADGGGDCWSMLSDFAERGILVGPGEFYGAVSDDHVRMALTAPDAQIDQAVDRLAR, encoded by the coding sequence GTGGGCTTCGTCCAGCTCACCGACGCCTACCCCTGGGATGCGGTCGTTCCCTTCCGGGACCGTGCCCGCCGGCATCCGGGCGGTCTGGTGGACCTGTCGATCGGGACGCCGGTGGACCCGACCCCGCAGGTGGTGCGGGATGCTCTGACGGCCGCCGCCGATGCCCCCGGATATCCGACGGCGCACGGCACCCCTGCCCTGCGCGAGGCCGTGGCCTCGTGGTTCCGTGAGCGGCGCGGTGTGCCAGACCTCGATCCTGAGGGTGTGCTACCGACGGTGGGGTCGAAGGAACTGGTCGCCACGCTTCCCTCGCTTCTCGGCCTGGGGCCCGACGACATCGTCGTGGTGCCGTCCGTGGCCTACCCGACCTACGCCGTCGGGGCACGCCTGGCCGGGGCGCAGGTGCTGGTGGCCGATGACGTCGCAGCCTGGGCGGGTAACCCGGCCGTGCGTCTGGTTTGGGTGAACTCGCCCTCCAACCCCACCGGCGCAGTGCTCGGCGCCGAGCACCTGCGGGGGGTGGTGACGGCGGCACGTGAGCTGGGTGCAGTGGTCGCCTCGGACGAGTGCTACGCCGAGCTGCCGTGGGTCCAGCCCTGGACCGAACCGTCCAGTGGTGTGCCGTGCCTGCTGCAGCCGGATGTCAGCGGGGCAGACCACACCGGTCTGCTGGTGGTGTATTCGCTGTCGAAGCAGTCCAACCTCGCCGGCTACCGGGCTGCCTTCGCCGCCGGTGACGCGGCCCTGGTGCACGGCATTCTGCAGCTGCGCCGGCACATGGGGATGATGGTGCCGGCACCGGTGCAGGCCGCCACGATCGCCGCCCTGGGTGACCACATGCATGTGCAGCAGCAGCGCGGGCGGTACCTGCGCCGTCGGGAGGCTCTGCTGGAGGCCCTGACCGGAGCGGGCTACGCCGTGGACCACTCCGAAGCCGGCCTGTACCTGTGGGTACGACCTGCTGACGGCGGCGGGGACTGCTGGTCGATGCTCAGCGACTTCGCCGAGCGTGGGATCCTCGTGGGTCCGGGCGAGTTCTACGGGGCTGTCAGCGATGACCATGTACGGATGGCGCTGACCGCGCCGGACGCGCAGATCGACCAGGCTGTGGACCGCTTGGCCCGGTGA
- the fdxA gene encoding ferredoxin gives MTYVIAQPCVDVKDKACIDECPVDCIYEGERSLYIHPDECVDCGACEPVCPVEAIYYEDDVPEQWAEYYKANVDFFDDIGSPGGAAKLGLIPKDHPIISALPPQGE, from the coding sequence GTGACGTACGTGATCGCGCAGCCCTGCGTGGATGTCAAGGACAAGGCCTGTATCGACGAGTGCCCGGTCGACTGCATCTATGAGGGTGAACGGTCCCTGTACATCCACCCCGACGAGTGCGTGGATTGTGGTGCCTGCGAGCCGGTCTGCCCCGTCGAGGCGATCTACTACGAGGACGACGTGCCCGAGCAGTGGGCCGAGTACTACAAGGCGAATGTCGACTTCTTCGACGACATCGGCTCACCTGGCGGCGCCGCCAAGCTCGGCCTGATCCCCAAGGACCACCCGATCATCAGCGCGCTGCCGCCGCAGGGCGAGTAG
- a CDS encoding citrate synthase, translating to MSDATLTPATFRVDDHELEFARVPAVEGNDGVHISNLLKETGLVTLDSGFMNTASCESKITYIDGDAGILRYRGYPIEQLAEQSSFLEVAYLLIKGELPTESELSAFTERIERHTHLHDNFKALIGAFPQDAHPMAVLSSAVSALPGYYPESVDPFDPEAVELATVLLLAKLPTIAAYAFRRSRGEEMIGPDTSLGYVQDFLRMSFANGGGYETDPELVKALNLLLILHADHEQNCSTSTVRIVGSAHANLYASVSAGIGALSGPLHGGANEAVLAMLNDIQSSDDDVDTFMTRVKNKEKGVRLMGFGHRVYKNYDPRAAIVKSVADTVLKKLGKSDEQLEIAMRLEEIALSDDYFIQRKLYPNVDFYTGLIYKAMGFPTNMFTPLFAVGRAPGWIAQWREMMNDPTTKIGRPRQVYTGYAARDYVPVAER from the coding sequence ATGTCCGACGCCACTCTCACCCCCGCCACGTTCCGTGTGGACGACCACGAACTGGAGTTCGCGCGCGTCCCGGCAGTGGAGGGCAACGACGGCGTCCATATCTCGAACCTGCTCAAGGAGACCGGCCTGGTCACCCTCGACTCCGGGTTCATGAACACCGCGAGCTGCGAGTCGAAGATCACCTACATCGACGGTGACGCCGGCATCCTCCGCTACCGCGGATACCCGATCGAGCAGCTGGCCGAGCAGTCCTCCTTCCTCGAGGTCGCCTACCTGCTGATCAAGGGCGAACTGCCCACCGAGTCCGAGCTCTCGGCGTTCACCGAGCGGATCGAGCGCCACACGCACCTGCACGACAACTTCAAGGCCCTGATCGGCGCCTTCCCGCAGGACGCGCACCCGATGGCGGTGCTCTCCTCGGCCGTGTCCGCGCTGCCCGGCTACTACCCGGAGAGCGTCGACCCGTTCGACCCCGAGGCGGTCGAGCTGGCCACGGTGCTGCTGCTGGCGAAGCTGCCCACGATCGCCGCCTACGCCTTCCGCCGCTCCCGTGGTGAGGAGATGATCGGCCCCGACACTTCCCTCGGTTACGTCCAGGACTTCCTGCGGATGAGCTTCGCCAATGGTGGCGGGTACGAGACCGACCCGGAGCTCGTGAAGGCCCTCAACCTGCTGCTGATCCTGCACGCCGATCACGAGCAGAACTGCTCCACCTCCACCGTGCGGATCGTCGGATCTGCGCACGCGAACCTGTACGCGAGCGTCTCGGCGGGTATCGGCGCACTCTCCGGCCCGCTGCACGGCGGGGCCAACGAGGCCGTGCTGGCGATGCTGAATGACATCCAGTCCAGCGACGACGACGTTGACACGTTCATGACCCGCGTCAAGAACAAGGAGAAGGGCGTACGCCTGATGGGCTTCGGCCACCGGGTGTACAAGAACTACGACCCGCGCGCCGCGATCGTCAAGAGCGTGGCCGACACCGTGCTTAAGAAGCTCGGCAAGAGCGACGAACAGCTCGAGATCGCCATGCGCCTGGAAGAGATCGCCCTCTCCGACGACTACTTCATCCAGCGCAAGCTCTACCCGAACGTGGACTTCTACACCGGCCTGATCTACAAGGCCATGGGCTTCCCCACGAACATGTTCACCCCGCTGTTCGCCGTCGGCCGGGCGCCGGGCTGGATCGCCCAGTGGCGCGAGATGATGAACGACCCGACCACGAAGATCGGCCGCCCGCGCCAGGTGTACACGGGCTACGCGGCCCGGGACTACGTGCCCGTCGCCGAGCGCTGA
- a CDS encoding GAF domain-containing protein, translating into MDAFLGSGELPPFVDPVVADSWRRSRGSGLDPESATAILGLPGDDLDAYRSQHPLAGVMPVVRELLVGAAASDGLVVAVSDDVGRLLWVEGSHGTRSTVDRVGFVEGALWREEQVGTNAPGTALATRRAVQVLGAEHFARPVRSLNCVAAPIHDPTGRVLGVLDITGGEPAGSRMMLSLVRAAAGTIERELAATSPHVFEPDRTEVRLLGDPLLHTPDGDPHLSLRHAEILTLLSEHPDGLTGEELAVQLDSRELSEVTVRAEISRLRRVGRQLPEGLLAGSRPYRLTRSLCTDIQRVRSHLAAGDVAAAASAYRAPVLPRSVAPGVERIRAELSAEVRSAVVTSGSVEALDRWTQAIDGRDDLPAWRALLTAAAPGSPQAVRALAHLSVLETDLA; encoded by the coding sequence ATGGACGCGTTCCTCGGCTCCGGCGAGCTTCCGCCCTTCGTGGACCCCGTGGTGGCTGACTCGTGGCGGCGCTCACGTGGCAGTGGCCTGGACCCGGAGTCGGCCACTGCCATCCTCGGCCTGCCCGGCGATGACCTCGATGCCTATCGCAGCCAGCACCCGCTCGCGGGGGTGATGCCCGTGGTGCGGGAGCTGCTGGTCGGGGCTGCCGCCAGCGACGGTCTCGTGGTCGCCGTCTCCGACGACGTCGGTCGGCTGTTGTGGGTCGAGGGAAGCCATGGCACCCGCAGCACGGTCGACCGGGTCGGCTTCGTCGAGGGCGCGCTCTGGCGGGAGGAGCAGGTGGGCACCAACGCCCCGGGCACCGCGCTCGCCACCCGCCGGGCCGTGCAGGTTCTCGGGGCCGAGCACTTCGCGCGTCCGGTGCGCTCCCTCAACTGCGTGGCCGCTCCGATTCACGATCCCACCGGCCGCGTGCTCGGGGTACTCGATATCACTGGCGGTGAACCGGCCGGCTCACGCATGATGCTCTCCCTCGTCCGGGCTGCCGCGGGAACGATCGAACGCGAACTCGCCGCCACTTCTCCCCATGTCTTCGAGCCCGACCGCACCGAGGTGCGCCTGCTCGGCGATCCGCTCCTGCACACCCCCGACGGCGACCCTCACCTCTCCCTTCGGCACGCCGAGATCCTGACTCTTCTTTCCGAGCATCCGGACGGGCTCACCGGTGAGGAGCTGGCGGTTCAGCTGGACAGCCGGGAGCTGTCGGAGGTGACAGTCCGGGCGGAGATCTCGCGCCTGCGGCGTGTGGGCCGCCAGTTGCCGGAGGGATTGCTGGCCGGATCTCGCCCTTACCGGCTGACCCGATCACTGTGCACTGACATTCAGCGAGTGCGCAGCCACCTCGCTGCAGGGGACGTGGCTGCGGCCGCGAGCGCCTATCGGGCGCCAGTGCTGCCCCGCTCCGTGGCGCCCGGGGTGGAGCGGATCCGGGCAGAGTTGTCCGCAGAGGTGCGTTCCGCCGTCGTGACCTCGGGATCGGTGGAGGCACTGGATCGCTGGACGCAGGCGATCGACGGGCGCGATGACCTGCCGGCCTGGCGGGCTCTGCTGACGGCGGCCGCCCCGGGAAGCCCGCAGGCCGTCCGGGCTCTCGCTCATCTGAGCGTTCTCGAGACCGATCTCGCCTGA